From Shewanella acanthi:
ATTTAGCCGCAGCTAACATCGCCATCAGATAGATCACCACAAACACCCCGTTGCTCCAAGCAATCAAATGCTCAAGCTCCTGCCCCGTCAAATACGTTAGCACAATGACACTCGCCATCACCGACAGCAGGGCACCCAGCGCCCGAGTAGGCACACCATGGTCATTTTTAAAGGCGAAATAACGGGGCAAAATGCCCTCCGAACTAAAACTCCAAATTAACCGCGCCGCACTGGCTGCATATACGTTAACCGTTGCAAGGCCACTCGCCACGCCAAGAATACCAATCACCAGCGAACCATACCCACCGAGTAAGTTGTCGAACACCCCAATCATGGCAAGACTCTTATCCGTCGGCACTATCAGAATCAACAAGGTACATGCCACATAGATAATACCCACTAGCACAGTGCCCATCATCATCGCAGGGATCATATCCTGCTGTGGCTTTTTAAAATCATCGGCTAAATGGGTCATGGCCTCAATGCCCAAAAAGCTCCAAAAGGCGATGCCTGCGGCAAGCATCATGGTGGGGATTTCTGGCTGAGAATATTGGCCAAGTGTGGCCAGCAAATCTGTCTTTGTACTGCTAACACCAAACAAAAGCACCACAATACCGACGATACACAGCGTTAAGCCAAATTGCAGCTTGGCCGACACTTGAATACCTCTAAGGTTTAGCAGAAACAATCCGCAAATCACCGCAACTTCGGCGGCAACTTTGGCCCAACCATCCAGTGGAATTAACGCATCGACAAACTGGAAGGTCATCAAAATCGCAGCCGGCGCCCCCATAGGCACCACCAATAAAAAAATCAGCCCAATAGTCCGACCCGCAGTGCGGCCAAAGGCCTTCTCGACAAAGTAAGCAGGGCCAGCTGCATGGGGAAACACACTCGCCAGACGGCCAAACACTAAGGCTACCGGAATAATCGCCAAGGTAAGCATTAGCCACGCCACCAGCGCACCGCCTTGGGCAATATTGACCGTCATCTGAGGGAGAATAAACACCCCGGTGCCCAGCAAAGTGGTGGCCATTAAACCTGCGCCCTGCCAGCGCCCAATTGTTCCGCTATGTGAGTTCATCTGTTAGTATTCAGTGGTTTTTGAGCTGTTAGTATAGAGATATTTACCGCTGCAAACTGTCGCCAATGTCGACGTTCTTAGTGCCGATTACCGACGAAATGACGGCATAGTGTTAATTTTCCGGCAATCTGACGGCGATGTTTAAACGCAATATTACCACAGCCAATAAATACTCAGTCATTCAACCTAAGCCATGGAGCCGCAATTGGATAAGTTCGATACCGCCATCATCAACAGTCTACGTCAGGATGCCCGCCAGAGTGTGTCGAGTATTGCCGAACAAGTTAACCTCTCCCGCAGCGCCGTGTCGGAGCGGATCAAAAAGCTAGAGCAGACTGGGGTTATCCGCGGTTATCAGGTGCTGTTAAGCGAATCCCAAAAAGAGGGAGTGTCGGCCTATTTTGAGATCCAGCATAAATGCCCACGTTGCGCCGATGTAGTGCATGTATTCCATGCGATTCCTGAGGTCATCACCTGTAGAGGCATCTCGGGGGATATGGATTTATTAGTCTATGTGCACGCCGCTTCAATGCGCCGCCTGCATGAAATCCGCGAATATATCGATACCCATACCGACATCATCAAGATCAAAACCCACGTGGTGATGAGTGAATGGATTAATAACACAGGCGAATAAATGTACGGCGCAAATAACAAACGCCACCCTAAGGAATTAAGGGTGGCGAGGCCTTGTGGAGGCAGGGCAAAAAGTATGTAAATGAAACACGTGGCTTCCCTTCCCAATAACCTCCCTGTTCGGCAGAGTGCGCCAAGAACCTCCCCATCTCAGGCTCAGCCAAACCCCTTGAGGATTGGCTCCCACGGTGGCTTCCTTAAACACCGCTTCGCCGCTCGCCGTATTCTGTTGCAGCTCCTGTAACGCTGTTTGCTTTATCCTTTCTGTCTTATGTAGTTTCGCTTGCTTTACTGACAATATTGCGCTTTCTAGGCAATCGTCATTTGACCTGTGTAGAGAATAAAATTTCGCAGTAATATCACTCCTACCAAACTTAGGCAGGCGGTGCCCGCCACATAGGACCATTTACGTTTCGAGGTGGCCGTCATAAACAGATTCATTGCCAAGGGGCCCGAGAGCCCAAGGCCCACAATCCCGAGCCAGAAAATCCAGCCCCAGAAGCCGTAACCAATGGCATTAAAGGTCGCCACCTTACTTTGGCCGCCGGAGAGTACCAATCCCATAAAGAAGGTAAAGATCAATACTATCTCGACTAAGATCAGCGGGATTTCAACCCTGTGAATAAAATGCACCTCCTTAGAATTTGGGTTTGCATTGAGTAACACGCCGCCGAGTAGGGCCGACGCTGCGCCCGATGACAGCCCGGAAGCCAAAAACAGCAGCGGTAATACCGGATTTTTCAGCATCGGATAGCCGGGCAGCGCCGATAATAAAAAGCCGGTATAAGCCCCCAACGCGACGGAGAAAATCACCAGCAAACCAGTAATAGTCGCATCGAAGCGCGTAAGCCAAGCAGTAAATTTGAGCATCCAAGGAAAACGTGTTTCACACCAAGCATCTATGGGTTGCCTAAATAACAAACCTATCCAAACGAACATAAACACTTGGTAGATAAGCAAAATCAACACCCCCATCGACATCACAGATTTTGGATTGTAGAACACAAGAATTTTCCAAAAATCGAATGGTTTAGTGAGATCCATAACTAGAATGCCCAAACCTGCCATCACAGCAACGGGGGCGACTATACAGGCCGCTTGCACAAAGCCGGACTGATAGGCGTTGTGTTTCAGCACGAAGTGTTTAAGTAGCACGGCAAAAAACATCGCTCCCGCCGAGGCACCTGCTAAAAACAAGTAGATAGCAATTGGCCAATGCCAAACTAAGGTATCGAAATGTAGGGCGCTCATATCGCCACCTCCCCGGATTTAGCCACAATACGAAACAGTTTTGGCCGTGTGCCCAGCTCTGCCTTCGCCCTTTGGGTAGGGTTGGCCTTAAGTAGCTGTACGATCTCAGAATCTGGGTCTTTTAAATTACCGAATACCAATGCTTTAGTTGGGCAGGCCGCAACACAGGCGGGCTGTTTGTCCGCCACCAAGTTAGTCTCACGGCAAAAATCGCACTTATCGGCCGCGTGGGTAACGGGATTGATAAAGCGAATTTTGTAAGGACAAGCGGCAATGCAATATTGGCAGCCTACACATTTATCGCTATTTACCGACACGATTCCCGTTGCAGGATCGCTAAATGCCGCCCCAGTTGGGCACACATTCACACAGGGCGCATCCTCACAGTGCTGACAGGACTTGCGGCTAAAGTGATAAAACTGATTGGGATATTCCCCATAGGGGCCCGTACGCTCGATAGTTAATCGCGCAACGCCCTCGGGGACATGATTGATTTCACGGCAGGCAGCTTCGCAGGCGCGGCAACCAATACATTTAGTCTCATCGTGAATAAGCGCATATTTCACGCTGGGCTGCACAGCCACCTGGCGAGCCGCCTTCTCGGTCGCCACCTTCTCGGTAGCCAATAGGGTCGCCCCAGATGCTCCCGCTAGGACTGCGCAGGCCGCCTTCAGAAAAGTTCTTTTTGACTTGTCCATAACCCTACTCCTGTTTTCCCGTATGGCAACGGCGACAAACGTCGCTTCGCGCCTTAAGGCTCAGATTTGCCATAGGTTCAGTTGGACTATGTAGTTGGTGACAGGCTGCACAGGAAAGCTTGATAGCATGAACATTATGGGTCCACTCACGTTCGCCAAGTTTGGCGGGGGAATGGCATTTCAAACAGACGTCCTGTTGCAGCGCAACGCTCGTAGGCGCTTTCTCACCAAATACCGTGAGGTTATTGTGCTTTTTAGGGTGTTCCCCCTGCTCACCGTGGCAGGTTGAACAGCTCATTTTCATCGCATCCTGGCCATGATGCCCTAACATCTGGCCGTTACGCCTGTGACACTTGATGCAAGCATCACTATTGATTTGATATGTCGCCGTGGCGCTATCCTTTTCAGAACTGTCTGCTGCTGAACTAGCTGCAGCATAGGAAGCGCTAAAACTAATCAGACACGCCACAACAGCCAAGCGTAATGACCACAGCCATTGTTGAGTAGACATAATGAGTCCTCACATCAATGAACGAGAAAGTCAGGGTTCGGAAAACTCCGAACCCAAACTGTAGTGGTCAAACGGCCAAGGCTAGCTTAAGGCTTTGCGGATCCCACTGTTTATGCTGATTCATTTCAACAAAACCCACGTTGAACTTGCTAAACAGTTTTTTCATAGGGGAGTTGCTTTGTTTACCAGAATCACTGATCACCAACTTCACGGCGGAGGAGTCATGGTCGACCAGCACATAATCGAGGCGGCATTCATGGTTTAATTCCGCATCATGCTGATCCATGTTAAATACGTTGTCGAGTGGCACGTTGACACAGACATCGTATTTTCCTTCTACAACCGTTTTTAGTGATTTAAAAAAGTTAAAACTTTCTTTATCGAATAACTCTGGCCTGAGTGTCATTTCATGATGAACGTCATCGTGATCTGCCCTAAAAAACTTAATACAGGTCATTACAAACATCACAAATACAAATGGCACCGCTACGAATAGTACAAAGTACATAAACGCATAGCTGAGAATGACTGAAGTGATCATAATAGCCTCCAATAACTAGATTATATTTTTATTATTTCCTTTAAAGCGGATTAATTATTGTAGGGAAATGACAATATTTTTATGACATAGATCACACTTAAAATCTTTCACCATATAATAATCAATAAGTTAAAAAGAAGATCACATTCGTCGAAAATATAAATGTTAAATGCAAAAATAAGATATTGATAATTCAAAAAGTGAAATTCAAATAACTAAAAAACAATTAAATTAATTTAAAAAATTTGAAAACTGCAGATTTAATTTCTAAAATTTAACTCATAAATATGAATATAGCCGAATTAATTAAAATAATTAAAAACCAATAAAAATTAACTCGCCAATATTCCGCCGTGTTTAAGGAATATAAAAAATGCATATTAACGAGATGGACAACCTTGATATTTTAAGTTTAAAAATATTAGTCGCATTATATGAAAATAAATCAGCGACCTATGTTTCTAAAGCCCTAGATATTTCTGCGCCTAAAATTAGCCGTAGCCTAAAAAACCTAAGGGAAGTGTTTGGTGACGATCTCTTTATCCGCAAAAAATACGGCCTCTTCCCCAATGAATTCGCAACCCACCTCTACCCTATAGCCAAAGCGACAGTGGAGTGCTCCGCAAAATTTAACAAGGTCGTGGCGGCTAATGCCTGCCAAGTGAAATCCCATGTGGAAATCGCTGCCCCAGGACTCATCGCCTATGCCTTCCCAAAAGCATTGATGTATGCCATTAAAGAAGAGCAAAAACAGATGCATATCAATATTATGCCCTGGTCAGTGCACACCACTAAGGATATTGTGAATGGCGATGTCACCCTCGGGGTCTGTTGCAACAAGAGTAAAGCCAATGTCGACGAATACGGCGATAAACTTACTACCATCACTCTGCAACCTATGGATAAACTGTACTTGATAGCCAGTTGCCATCACCCTATTTTTAAAAGAGAAATCACCCTAGAAACCATTGCCGAATACCCCTATGTCAACACCGAGCTTGAAATGCCCAGCACTCGCCTGTGCCCCTTCCAGCAATACTGCCTCGAGCACGGGATAGCGCTGAATACCGAAATCACCATTACTAGCATTTCCAGCCTGTTTGAATACTTAAGCGAGAGCCAGAGTCTTTCGCTGCTTCCCTATAAAATTGTGTTTGAAATGGCAGCCGATATTGCCGAATTACATACCTGCCAACTCGCTCAAACTGAAGCCGAGCGACTCTATGCCAACACACAGGCACCAACCTTGTTTATTGTGCACAAAACGCCAACCTCACAACCCAATCCCGACCTCATTTGGATTGAAGATAAGATTAAGCAGGTAGTCGATAGGATAATGTAACGAGCCTTAGGTTAGGCCCTAGGCGACTCAAGGGATTAGACCTTAGTCGCTTAAGCCATGAGTTTTGTTAAGCGAGGCATACATCTTACGCCGCAAACACGTTACACTAAGCTCATCATTATCCTAATAGATCTCACTATGCGGACAGAAAATACCGCCACGCTTAATTTGATGTGGGGCGCATTGATTCTGGAGGAATTAGCGCGTCTGGGAGTGCAACATATCTGTATGGCACCGGGGTCACGCTCGACGCCCCTCACGCTGGCTGCGGCCAAACAATCCAAGCTTAAACGTCACCTACATTTCGATGAGCGTGGATTGGGTTTTATGGCCCTTGGACTTGCCAAGGCAAGCTGCGCGCCCGTCGCAATTATTACCACCTCGGGGACGGCTGTCGCTAACTTGTATCCCGCCATTGTTGAAGCTTGGCTGACCCATGTACCGCTGATTGTATTAAGTGGCGATCGCCCGCCTGAGCTCCTCGGCTGTGGGGCAAACCAAGCCATAGTACAGCCCGCCATTTTTGCGAACTACGCAAGACAAGTAAATCTGCCAACGCCGGATCTGCACATTGCGCCGCAAACCTTGCTCACGACCATTGATGAAGCGATTGCGAATCAAACTCGCCCTGTGCATTTCAACTGCATGTACCGCGAGCCGCTTTATCCGAGTGAGCTAGATGGCGATATTCTCGATTTCGATTCGACCTACTTAAAACCGCTACAAAGCTGGCTACAGTTAGCACGTCCCTACACACAATACGGTGAGTATGCCCAGCTAAGCTCGCCTAGTGACGATGCCATCATGCGTTTCGTCCACGGCAAGGGGGTGATTGTCGCGGGCACTTTGAGCCCAGAGCAGGATCCACAGCAGCTGATTGCCCTGTCGCAAAAAATCGGCTGGCCGCTGCTGACCGATGCTCAGTCGCAGCTACGCCAACATCCCGCAGCCATTGGCAATATCGACCAACTGCTGCAACACCCTAAGGCGCGCAATCTATTGCAAGAAGCCGACCGTGTGTTGGTCTTTGGTGGCCGCTTGCTCTCAAAGCGCTTGATTAGCTACCTTGCCGAGCAAAACTGGCACAGCTACTGGCAGGTGCTACCTGAGCAGGACAGACTCGACCCAAGCCATAGCGCTAAGCACATTTGGCACGCAAAAGCGGGACAATTTGCGAACCTCAATTGGTTCCGCTCATCGTCGGCAAACTGGGCCAATACCCTAGTCAGCTACAACGAAGAATTACACCAGCTGTTTACTCGCAATATCGATCAGGGTGAATTTGGCGAAGCTCAGGTCATTCGCGCTATCGCAAACACACGCCCAGCAGAGCAACAGTTGTTTATCGGTAACAGCCTGCCAGTGCGTTTATACGATATGTATGCGCCCGTGAGTTGCTGCACCGCAACCACCTACACCAACCGCGGCGCATCGGGTATCGATGGTTTACTGGCAACCGCCTGCGGTATTGCTGCCCATCAGGGAAAACCGACCACTCTGATCATTGGCGACCTGTCCCAATTGCACGACTTAAACTCCTTGGCCATTGCCAGAACGATAAAGAGTCCGCTAGTGATCGTGATCCTCAATAATGACGGTGGCAATATTTTCAATCTGCTGCCAGTGCCAAATGAAGAGGTGCGCAGCAATTACTACCGTTTAAGTCATGGTTTAGAATTTGGCTATGCCGCAGCCATGTTTAATCTGCCTTACAATCAAGTGGATAATTTAGCTGACTTCCAAACCAGTTATCACGAAGCACTGGATTACCAAGGCGCATCGGTGATCGAAGTGACGGTTAGCCAGCACCAAGCCAGCAATCAAATCGCCGCGCTTAATCTGTGGGTGAGACAAAGCTAATGCCCTCCTTGGCCCGTTTTGGGGAAACCTCGCTGCCACCTTTAGTCCTACTGCATGGCTTTTTGGGGACTAAGGCCGATTGGCAGCCACTGCTCCCCAAACTGAGCCAAGCCTTTCACTGCATCTGCATCGATCTCCCCGGACACGGCGACAACCAGTGCGAGTTAACATCCCTTGAGTTAGATGGCTTTGCGTTCTGCGTGAATAACATAATTGACCGCCTCGACTGCTTGGGCGTAAAGCAATTTCACCTCTTCGGTTATTCCCTCGGGGGACGAATTGCACTGCACCTTGCTAAAGCTCATCCCGAGCGTTTGTTAAGTCTGGTGTTGGAATCCTGCCACCCAGGGATGCTAGAGAGTGAAGAAAAATCACAACGCAGTAAAAACGATGCGCTCTGGGCGGATAGGCTGTTAAGCCTTACTAGCAAGGATTTTTTAAACCTCTGGTATCAACAGGGGGTTTTTGCGGATTTATCAAAAGTTGAGCGTAAGCAGCTAATAACTAAGCGCGCTGCGGACTTAGACTTACACCCTAAGCACTGCCTTAAGGCTATCTATATTTCCACATCGCTCGCGCTTCAGGCATCACTTTGGCATGTCCCCACTGAACTCAATTGCAACTGTTACTACTTTACCGGCAGTCAGGATGCAAAATTTCAAGCCATTGCCGCGTTATGGCAGGCACAAGCGCCCATCATAGTGGAGCACATCGAGAATGCGGGGCACAATATTCACCAAGCGAACCCCGAGGCGTTAATCGAGCGTCTAACAACCCTGATTTAAATTAAAGATAATTTGGATTTGAACCTATGATCTTACTTTCGCTAAAGCTCTATCTGTACCAAGTGCCACTCAATGTGTCACTCCCCGTTGGCAAACAGCGAATTGATAAGCGTCACGGATTGGTGTTACATGCCGTGGTGGGTTCTAGCACTAACACTGGCGCGGAATCTTATTCACAAACCCATTCCCAAACCAATGGTCAAACCAAAGAAGCCTGGGTCGACATCGCGCCCTTAAGTGGTCTTGATATCGATGACCAACCCATAAGCGGTTTTAGCCGCGAAAGTCTATTAGAAGTGCAGCAAACCTTAACCGAGATGCTGCCCAAACTTTGCGGCCAATCGATAGATATTCTGCTGCAACAGGCCGAAGCGGTGAACTACCCTTCACTAGCATTTGGATTGAGCTTGTTGCATGCAAAGCTTGCAGGGAAACTTGATGGCGTTCGCTCCATCAGTGCCACAGTGCCGTTAATCTATCAGCCGGTAATCGAATCTGGGGATGCGCCAGCAAGCCAGCTCGAAGACAAAGTGGCTAGCCTTGGCAATGAGGTTCGCTCAGTAAAGGTGAAAGTCGCGCAAACCTCGATGGAAGATGAACTGCGCCTTATCTATGGCATTCTTAAGGTTCGCCCAGATCTAAAACTGCGCCTCGACGCTAATCGCGGTTTTAGCTTCGATGAAGCCATGGAATTTGCCGCCTGCTTGCCCATGGAATCCATTGAATATATCGAGGAGCCTTGTCAGCATCCAAAGGATAATAGCGCCCTATTCCAAGCCCTTAACATTCCCTTCGCCTTAGATGAATCACTTAACGATAGCGGCTACCATTTTGCGATGCACGAAGGGTTGACCGCGCTTATCATCAAACCCATGTTACTCGGCAGCATCGAAAAGCTTCAAAATCTTATCGATACCGCGCAGCAGTTTGGGGTGCGCTGTATCTTAAGCTCCAGCCTTGAAAGCAGCTTAGGACTCAGTGATCTAGCGAGTCTCGCCGCCATACTCACCCCAGATGAAATCCCAGGACTCGATACCCTTAGCGCATTTAGTCAGGATGTGT
This genomic window contains:
- the yjeH gene encoding L-methionine/branched-chain amino acid transporter, encoding MNSHSGTIGRWQGAGLMATTLLGTGVFILPQMTVNIAQGGALVAWLMLTLAIIPVALVFGRLASVFPHAAGPAYFVEKAFGRTAGRTIGLIFLLVVPMGAPAAILMTFQFVDALIPLDGWAKVAAEVAVICGLFLLNLRGIQVSAKLQFGLTLCIVGIVVLLFGVSSTKTDLLATLGQYSQPEIPTMMLAAGIAFWSFLGIEAMTHLADDFKKPQQDMIPAMMMGTVLVGIIYVACTLLILIVPTDKSLAMIGVFDNLLGGYGSLVIGILGVASGLATVNVYAASAARLIWSFSSEGILPRYFAFKNDHGVPTRALGALLSVMASVIVLTYLTGQELEHLIAWSNGVFVVIYLMAMLAAAKLLPRSNWPLVVLGSLFCLALGIALGASMAYVLVLICIVAPFLWWQKTHISRKQVIVTPE
- a CDS encoding Lrp/AsnC family transcriptional regulator; this encodes MDKFDTAIINSLRQDARQSVSSIAEQVNLSRSAVSERIKKLEQTGVIRGYQVLLSESQKEGVSAYFEIQHKCPRCADVVHVFHAIPEVITCRGISGDMDLLVYVHAASMRRLHEIREYIDTHTDIIKIKTHVVMSEWINNTGE
- the nrfD gene encoding cytochrome c nitrite reductase subunit NrfD, with protein sequence MSALHFDTLVWHWPIAIYLFLAGASAGAMFFAVLLKHFVLKHNAYQSGFVQAACIVAPVAVMAGLGILVMDLTKPFDFWKILVFYNPKSVMSMGVLILLIYQVFMFVWIGLLFRQPIDAWCETRFPWMLKFTAWLTRFDATITGLLVIFSVALGAYTGFLLSALPGYPMLKNPVLPLLFLASGLSSGAASALLGGVLLNANPNSKEVHFIHRVEIPLILVEIVLIFTFFMGLVLSGGQSKVATFNAIGYGFWGWIFWLGIVGLGLSGPLAMNLFMTATSKRKWSYVAGTACLSLVGVILLRNFILYTGQMTIA
- a CDS encoding 4Fe-4S dicluster domain-containing protein; this encodes MDKSKRTFLKAACAVLAGASGATLLATEKVATEKAARQVAVQPSVKYALIHDETKCIGCRACEAACREINHVPEGVARLTIERTGPYGEYPNQFYHFSRKSCQHCEDAPCVNVCPTGAAFSDPATGIVSVNSDKCVGCQYCIAACPYKIRFINPVTHAADKCDFCRETNLVADKQPACVAACPTKALVFGNLKDPDSEIVQLLKANPTQRAKAELGTRPKLFRIVAKSGEVAI
- a CDS encoding nitrite reductase, whose amino-acid sequence is MSTQQWLWSLRLAVVACLISFSASYAAASSAADSSEKDSATATYQINSDACIKCHRRNGQMLGHHGQDAMKMSCSTCHGEQGEHPKKHNNLTVFGEKAPTSVALQQDVCLKCHSPAKLGEREWTHNVHAIKLSCAACHQLHSPTEPMANLSLKARSDVCRRCHTGKQE
- a CDS encoding LysR family transcriptional regulator, with protein sequence MHINEMDNLDILSLKILVALYENKSATYVSKALDISAPKISRSLKNLREVFGDDLFIRKKYGLFPNEFATHLYPIAKATVECSAKFNKVVAANACQVKSHVEIAAPGLIAYAFPKALMYAIKEEQKQMHINIMPWSVHTTKDIVNGDVTLGVCCNKSKANVDEYGDKLTTITLQPMDKLYLIASCHHPIFKREITLETIAEYPYVNTELEMPSTRLCPFQQYCLEHGIALNTEITITSISSLFEYLSESQSLSLLPYKIVFEMAADIAELHTCQLAQTEAERLYANTQAPTLFIVHKTPTSQPNPDLIWIEDKIKQVVDRIM
- the menD gene encoding 2-succinyl-5-enolpyruvyl-6-hydroxy-3-cyclohexene-1-carboxylic-acid synthase, translated to MRTENTATLNLMWGALILEELARLGVQHICMAPGSRSTPLTLAAAKQSKLKRHLHFDERGLGFMALGLAKASCAPVAIITTSGTAVANLYPAIVEAWLTHVPLIVLSGDRPPELLGCGANQAIVQPAIFANYARQVNLPTPDLHIAPQTLLTTIDEAIANQTRPVHFNCMYREPLYPSELDGDILDFDSTYLKPLQSWLQLARPYTQYGEYAQLSSPSDDAIMRFVHGKGVIVAGTLSPEQDPQQLIALSQKIGWPLLTDAQSQLRQHPAAIGNIDQLLQHPKARNLLQEADRVLVFGGRLLSKRLISYLAEQNWHSYWQVLPEQDRLDPSHSAKHIWHAKAGQFANLNWFRSSSANWANTLVSYNEELHQLFTRNIDQGEFGEAQVIRAIANTRPAEQQLFIGNSLPVRLYDMYAPVSCCTATTYTNRGASGIDGLLATACGIAAHQGKPTTLIIGDLSQLHDLNSLAIARTIKSPLVIVILNNDGGNIFNLLPVPNEEVRSNYYRLSHGLEFGYAAAMFNLPYNQVDNLADFQTSYHEALDYQGASVIEVTVSQHQASNQIAALNLWVRQS
- the menH gene encoding 2-succinyl-6-hydroxy-2,4-cyclohexadiene-1-carboxylate synthase; its protein translation is MPSLARFGETSLPPLVLLHGFLGTKADWQPLLPKLSQAFHCICIDLPGHGDNQCELTSLELDGFAFCVNNIIDRLDCLGVKQFHLFGYSLGGRIALHLAKAHPERLLSLVLESCHPGMLESEEKSQRSKNDALWADRLLSLTSKDFLNLWYQQGVFADLSKVERKQLITKRAADLDLHPKHCLKAIYISTSLALQASLWHVPTELNCNCYYFTGSQDAKFQAIAALWQAQAPIIVEHIENAGHNIHQANPEALIERLTTLI
- the menC gene encoding o-succinylbenzoate synthase, whose product is MILLSLKLYLYQVPLNVSLPVGKQRIDKRHGLVLHAVVGSSTNTGAESYSQTHSQTNGQTKEAWVDIAPLSGLDIDDQPISGFSRESLLEVQQTLTEMLPKLCGQSIDILLQQAEAVNYPSLAFGLSLLHAKLAGKLDGVRSISATVPLIYQPVIESGDAPASQLEDKVASLGNEVRSVKVKVAQTSMEDELRLIYGILKVRPDLKLRLDANRGFSFDEAMEFAACLPMESIEYIEEPCQHPKDNSALFQALNIPFALDESLNDSGYHFAMHEGLTALIIKPMLLGSIEKLQNLIDTAQQFGVRCILSSSLESSLGLSDLASLAAILTPDEIPGLDTLSAFSQDVLVPSGKSQCLGFEQLELIASAQQE